In Euphorbia lathyris chromosome 10, ddEupLath1.1, whole genome shotgun sequence, a single genomic region encodes these proteins:
- the LOC136208997 gene encoding protein CIA1, which yields MSIPVSTTGAMELVDGSCNFELKEIQSLHGHTDRVWSLAWNPATGTGGVPPVFASCSGDKTVRIWERSSSSRSWECKAVLDETHTRTVRSCAWSPSGKLLATASFDATTAIWENIGGDFECISTLEGHENEVKSVSWNASGSLLATCSRDKTVWIWEVMPGNEYECASVLQGHTHDVKMVKWHPTVDILFSCSYDNTIKVWAEDGDGDWRCLQTLGELNNGHTSTVWALSFNAEGDKMVTCSDDLTIKIWKTDIGWTASDGDYAPWVHACTLSGYHDRTIFSVHWSREGIIASGAADDAIRFFVDSKDDLVTDSSYKLLLKREKAHDMDINSVQWAPGENRLLASTSDDGTIKVWELAKIA from the exons ATGAGTATTCCGGTTTCCACAACTGGCGCCATGGAATTAGTTGACGGAAGCTGCAACTTTGAGCTCAAGGAGATTCAAAGTCTCCACGGCCACACCGATAGGGTTTGGAGTCTTGCGTGGAATCCCGCCACCGGAACCGGTGGAGTTCCTCCGGTCTTCGCTTCTTGTAGTGGCGATAAGACTGTTCGAATCTGGGAGCGGAGCTCTTCCTCTCGCTCTTGGGAATGCAAG GCAGTTTTGGATGAAACACACACTAGAACTGTTAGATCTTGTGCCTGGTCACCATCTGGGAAATTGTTGGCTACTGCAAGCTTTGATGCCACCACTGCCATTTGGGAAAATATTGGAGGAGATTTTGAatgtatttctactttggaa GGTCATGAAAATGAAGTCAAAAGTGTGTCTTGGAATGCTTCCGGGTCCTTGCTTGCTACATGCAGTCGAGATAAAACTGTGTGGATTTGGGAAGTAATGCCAGGGAATGAATATGAATGTGCTTCAGTATTGCAAGGTCATACACATGATGTTAAAATGGTTAAGTGGCATCCAACCGTGGACATTTTATTTTCTTGCAGCTATGACAACACTATCAAG GTTTGGGCTGAGGATGGTGATGGTGACTGGCGCTGTCTTCAAACCTTGGGTGAACTTAACAA TGGTCACACTTCAACAGTTTGGGCTCTTTCTTTTAATGCTGAAGGAGACAAAATGGTTACTTGTAG TGATGATCTTACTATAAAGATATGGAAAACAGATATTGGATGGACGGCATCTGACGGTGACTATGCACCTTG GGTTCATGCTTGCACTCTCTCAGGTTATCATGATCGAACTATATTTTCGGTTCATTGGTCCAG GGAAGGTATTATAGCCAGCGGAGCAGCTGATGATGCCATCCGATTTTTTGTGGACAGTAAAGATGATTTG GTCACTGACTCTTCATATAAACTACTATTGAAAAGAGAAAAGGCTCATGATATGGACATAAATTCAGTCCAGTGGGCTCCTGGG GAAAATCGTCTTCTTGCTTCTACGAGTGACGATGGAACCATAAAGGTATGGGAGCTGGCAAAAATTGCCTGA